In Rhineura floridana isolate rRhiFlo1 chromosome 22, rRhiFlo1.hap2, whole genome shotgun sequence, a single genomic region encodes these proteins:
- the LOC133374707 gene encoding keratin-associated protein 10-7-like has translation MAYQCRQPCLPPPTGAPQCPTEAARAPCGEVSSAPCGDPLSNMYQSTQPCLPPPICMPPCPTESLTACAAACSAGEQPCPTPCMEVSSAPCGDPLSNMYQSTQPCLPPPICMPPCPTESLTACAAACSAGEQPCPTPCMEVSSAPCGDPPSNMYQSTQPCLPPPICMPPCPTESLTTCAPACSASEQPCPLPCMEASSAPCGSSTLLADAGPCAPPCVTLCSSSSSSECLGASSAPSREAVGCYVMPGSVVCLNPSGHVSVKPGPPSEGEACCDSVFMQPYTPHFS, from the coding sequence ATGGCTTACCAGTGCAGACAGCCctgcctccctcctcccaccGGTGCGCCCCAGTGCCCCACGGAAGCTGCCCGTGCTCCATGTGGGGAGGTCTCTTCGGCTCCATGCGGGGACCCCCTGAGCAACATGTACCAGTCCACGCAGCCGTGCCTCCCTCCGCCCATCTGCATGCCGCCGTGCCCGACTGAAAGCCTGACCGCATGTGCAGCAGCCTGCAGCGCTGGCGAACAGCCCTGCCCCACTCCCTGCATGGAGGTCTCTTCGGCTCCATGCGGGGACCCCCTGAGCAACATGTACCAGTCCACGCAGCCGTGCCTCCCTCCGCCCATCTGCATGCCGCCGTGCCCGACTGAAAGCCTGACCGCATGTGCAGCAGCCTGCAGCGCTGGCGAACAGCCCTGCCCCACTCCCTGCATGGAGGTCTCTTCAGCTCCATGCGGGGACCCTCCGAGCAACATGTACCAGTCCACGCAGCCGTGCCTCCCTCCACCCATCTGCATGCCTCCATGCCCGACTGAAAGCCTGACCACATGTGCACCGGCCTGCAGCGCCAGCGAACAGCCCTGCCCCCTTCCGTGCATGGAGGCTTCTTCTGCCCCATGTGGGTCGTCCACCCTCCTCGCCGATGCGGGCCCCTGTGCTCCCCCTTGTGTGACcctatgcagcagcagcagcagcagtgagtgTTTGGGGGCCTCCTCAGCCCCATCCAGAGAGGCAGTGGGGTGTTACGTGATGCCGGGCTCCGTCGTCTGCTTGAATCCCTCTGGCCACGTATCGGTGAAGCCAGGCCCCCCAAGCGAAGGGGAGGCCTGCTGCGACTCCGTCTTCATGCAACCCTACACCCCCCACTTCTCGTAA